A DNA window from Trichomycterus rosablanca isolate fTriRos1 chromosome 9, fTriRos1.hap1, whole genome shotgun sequence contains the following coding sequences:
- the LOC134320256 gene encoding uncharacterized protein LOC134320256, giving the protein MEIQRESTPTPEDDDMEIITIYINREFMKQVQDSPGSANVRLSDSVDEKVGVTKSTISVMSEELNVASSLLTDSVLDEDEVTNVPQIKDEKVGDAESTISIMSKELNVASCQLTDSVLDKIKVTNVPQNKDEKVGGAESTISIMSKELNVASCQRTNSVLDEIKDTFGQKEKSEKSTMTDPIPEIDPTCRKILVQPVKKLPAEAPAKEAICTAEKMKKKKKKDQILGFFRRSWQTTKRIFNKRSNMEIVTKQVQDSLGSTYVHLPNSVEEKVGVTKSSISVMSEELNVASSLLTDSVLDEDEVTNVPQIKDEKVGDAESTISIMSKELNVASCQRTNSVLDEIKDTFGQKEKSEKSTMTDPIPEIDPTCRKILVQPVKKLPAEAPAKEAICTAEKMKKKKKKDQILGFFRRSWQTTKRIFNKRSNMEIVTKQVQDSLGSTYVHLPNSVEEKVGVTKSTISVMSEELNVASSPLTDSVLDEDEVTNVPQNKDEKVGGAESTISIMSEELNVASCQLTDSVLDKIEVTNVPQNKDQKVRGPESTISIMSKELNVASCQQTNSVLDEIKDTFGQKEKSEKSTMTDPIPEIDPTCRKILVQPVKKLPAEAPAKEAICTAEKMKKKKKKKKDQILGFFRRSWQTMKRICNKRSNKVSPL; this is encoded by the exons ATGGAGATCCAGAGAGAATCCACACCGACGCCTGAGGACGACGACATGGAGATCATCACCATCTACATTAACAGAGAATTCATGAAGCAGGTCCAGGACTCGCCGGGGAGCGCCAACGTCCGTCTGTCCGATAGTGTGGACGAGAAGGTTGGGGTCACTAAGTCCACCATCAGCGTCATGTCAGAGGAGCTTAATGTGGCCTCCTCCCTGCTGACCGACTCCGTCCTGGATGAGGACGAGGTGACCAACGTCCCCCAAATTAAGGACGAGAAGGTTGGGGAcgctgagtccaccatcagcatcatgtcaAAGGAGCTTAATGTGGCCTCCTGTCAGCTGACCGACTCCGTCCTGGATAAGATCAAGGTGACCAACGTCCCCCAAAATAAGGACGAGAAGGTCGGGGGtgctgagtccaccatcagcatcatgtcaAAGGAGCTTAATGTGGCCTCCTGTCAGCGGACCAACTCTGTCCTGGACGAGATCAAGGACACTTTTGGTCAAAAGGAGAAGAGTGAGAAATCCACCATGACTGACCCGATACCAGAAATCGATCCAACCTGCAGGAAGATCCTGGTTCAGCCGGTAAAGAAGCTGCCCGCTGAAGCTCCAGCTAAAGAAGCAATCT GCACTGCAGAaaagatgaagaagaagaagaagaaggaccAGATCCTGGGATTCTTCAGAAGATCCTGGCAGACCACGAAGAGGATCTTCAACAAGAGATCAAACATGGAGATCGTTACCAAGCAGGTCCAGGACTCACTGGGGAGCACCTACGTCCACCTGCCCAATAGTGTGGAAGAGAAGGTTGGGGTCACTAAGTCCAGCATCAGCGTCATGTCAGAGGAGCTTAATGTGGCCTCCTCCCTGCTGACCGACTCCGTCCTGGATGAGGACGAGGTGACCAACGTCCCCCAAATTAAGGACGAGAAGGTTGGGGAcgctgagtccaccatcagcatcatgtcaAAGGAGCTTAATGTGGCCTCCTGTCAGCGGACCAACTCTGTCCTGGACGAGATCAAGGACACTTTTGGTCAAAAGGAGAAGAGTGAGAAATCCACCATGACTGACCCGATACCAGAAATCGATCCAACCTGCAGGAAGATCCTGGTTCAGCCGGTAAAGAAGCTGCCCGCTGAAGCTCCAGCTAAAGAAGCAATCT GCACTGCAGAaaagatgaagaagaagaagaagaaggaccAGATCCTGGGATTCTTCAGAAGATCCTGGCAGACCACGAAGAGGATCTTCAACAAGAGATCAAACATGGAGATCGTTACCAAGCAGGTCCAGGACTCACTGGGGAGCACCTACGTCCACCTGCCCAATAGTGTGGAAGAGAAGGTTGGGGTCACTAAGTCCACCATCAGCGTCATGTCAGAGGAGCTTAATGTGGCCTCCTCCCCGCTGACCGACTCTGTCCTGGATGAGGATGAGGTGACCAACGTCCCCCAAAATAAGGACGAGAAGGTTGGGGGcgctgagtccaccatcagcatcatgtcaGAAGAGCTTAATGTGGCCTCCTGTCAGCTGACCGACTCCGTCCTGGATAAGATCGAGGTGACCAACGTCCCTCAAAATAAGGACCAGAAGGTCAGGGGccctgagtccaccatcagcatcatgtcaAAGGAGCTTAATGTGGCCTCCTGTCAGCAGACCAACTCTGTCCTGGACGAGATCAAGGATACTTTTGGTCAAAAGGAGAAGAGTGAGAAATCCACCATGACTGACCCGATACCAGAAATCGATCCAACCTGCAGGAAGATCCTGGTTCAGCCGGTAAAGAAGCTGCCCGCTGAAGCTCCAGCTAAAGAAGCAATCT GCACCGCAGAAAAgatgaagaaaaagaagaagaagaagaaggaccAGATCCTGGGATTCTTCAGAAGATCCTGGCAGACCATGAAGAGGATCTGCAACAAGAGATCAAACAAAGTTTCCCCCCTCTAA